One genomic segment of Gossypium arboreum isolate Shixiya-1 chromosome 3, ASM2569848v2, whole genome shotgun sequence includes these proteins:
- the LOC108475846 gene encoding uncharacterized protein At5g23160-like has protein sequence MKNVSRNKFLLCFRPVVDMDLMLDPKAVVVDPSQNRRALTYLTVKNKADIMKPSTTQSSSSSSVSDTENSIMVHRPGKKRFSHVIKAVVFEILLAKRVKDRKGIPLSSHGKLLDTSADESVNKVSAAEGVQGTVSKPNSVPNSTQKTSKHQEPEMKPKQEGIQKSCSSSSLSNAIFMLVISLVVTIFWGKICAILLTSIWLYFLPHHQQPAGVIENLESITKSSEKKSKDYYRKKVIMEGLLQRKQSKGAFNF, from the exons ATGAAGAACGTTTCGAGGAACAAGTTTTTGCTCTGTTTTAGACCCGTAGTTGATATGGACTTGATGCTTGACCCCAAAGCAGTCGTGGTTGATCCTTCCCAAAATCGTCGGGCCTTAACGTATCTCACCGTCAAAAACAAGGCAGATATTATGAAGCCTTCAACCACTCAGTCTTCGTCTTCTTCTTCAGTTTCTGATACAGAGAATTCAATCATGGTTCATCGTCCCGGGAAGAAAAGATTTTCCCATGTCATCAAAGCTGTTGTATTCGAGATCTTATTG GCTAAGAGGGTTAAAGATAGAAAAGGTATCCCATTAAGCAGCCATGGTAAGTTGTTGGATACAAGTGCTGATGAATCAGTAAACAAGGTTTCAGCCGCCGAGGGAGTTCAAGGTACTGTTTCAAAGCCTAACTCAGTCCCAAATTCAACGCAAAAAACAAGCAAACATCAAGAACCAGAGATGAAGCCGAAACAAGAAGGAATCCAGAAGAGTTGTTCAAGTTCAAGTTTAAGCAATGCCATATTTATGCTTGTTATTAGTCTGGTAGTGACCATATTCTGGGGCAAAATTTGTGCAATACTTCTTACATCAATTTGGCTGTACTTTCTCCCTCACCACCAACAGCCTGCAGGAGTTATTGAGAACCTGGAAAGCATTACAAAAAGCTCGGAAAAGAAGTCAAAAGATTATTACAGAAAGAAGGTCATAATGGAAGGGTTACTTCAAAGGAAACAAAGCAAAGGGGCATTCAATTTTTGA
- the LOC108474970 gene encoding vicilin-like seed storage protein At2g28490, translating to MGKRLWLLLVVLVLGYGATMAIGFKGEKPKSGEGDVKQEWFLLPNSESVIKTDAGEMRVVRSHGGRIFEKLLHIGFIKMEPRTLFLPLYLDSNLILFIHAGQATVGLIYKDHMVERELKNGDVYQIRAGSTFYILNTEESQRLHIICSIDPSESLNMGTFQPFFIGGGTYPTSVLAGFGSETLSTAFNVSASKVSGILRKQQEGPIVYLTHSHGSSIWTKFLLLEQQDRLKHVKRMVQERTEEEKEWSWWKLLPNIFGIQDSNKKHKAPKSYNIYQKSPDFKNNYGWRTEVDGSEYKPLKNAGIGIFLVNLTAGSMLAPHLNPRATEYSIVLRGSGRVQVVYPNGTLAMDTYVKEGDMFWVPRYFPFCQIASKSEPFKFLGFTTSSHKNRPQFLVGANSLLHTLNNLELADAFGVSKKRIRRLINAQHESIILPSSSLTDDDDKKNKVFAF from the exons atgGGTAAAAGATTGTGGCTTTTGCTGGTAGTGCTTGTTCTTGGCTATGGAGCAACAATGGCAATAGGGTTCAAAGGAGAGAAACCAAAGAGTGGTGAAGGAGACGTAAAACAGGAATGGTTCTTGTTGCCAAACTCAGAGTCTGTGATAAAAACCGATGCTGGAGAAATGAGGGTTGTAAGAAGCCATGGAGGAAGGATTTTTGAGAAACTATTGCACATAGGGTTCATTAAAATGGAGCCTCGGACCCTTTTCCTCCCTCTTTATCTTGACTCTAATCTGATACTCTTCATTCATGCTG GTCAAGCCACGGTAGGGTTGATCTACAAAGATCACATGGTGGAGAGGGAATTGAAGAATGGAGATGTGTATCAGATCCGAGCTGGTTCAACGTTCTACATTTTGAACACAGAGGAATCTCAGAGACTTCACATTATTTGTAGCATTGATCCCTCTGAGAGCCTCAATATGGGTACTTTCCAG CCTTTCTTTATTGGTGGAGGAACCTATCCAACATCAGTCCTTGCTGGGTTTGGCTCTGAAACTTTATCAACAGCATTCAAC GTCTCGGCGTCGAAAGTGAGTGGCATTTTGAGAAAACAACAGGAGGGGCCAATTGTTTATTTGACCCACTCTCATGGATCAAGCATTTGGACAAAATTCTTATTACTTGAGCAACAAGATAGACTGAAACACGTAAAGAGAATGGTCCAAGAACGAACTGAAGAAGAGAAAGAATGGTCATGGTGGAAACTGTTACCCAATATTTTTGGAATTCAAGACAGTAATAAGAAGCATAAAGCTCCAAAATCCTACAACATATACCAGAAAAGCCCTGATTTCAAGAACAACTATGGATGGAGAACTGAAGTTGATGGATCTGAATATAAGCCTCTCAAAAATGCTGGAATTGGCATTTTTCTTGTCAATCTTACAGCG GGATCGATGTTAGCACCGCATTTGAATCCAAGAGCGACAGAATACAGCATTGTATTAAGGGGAAGTGGTAGAGTTCAGGTAGTGTATCCAAATGGAACCTTAGCAATGGATACCTATGTAAAAGAAGGCGATATGTTTTGGGTACCAAGATACTTCCCTTTCTGTCAAATAGCATCAAAATCAGAGCCATTCAAGTTCTTGGGATTCACTACTTCATCACATAAGAACCGACCTCAGTTCCTAGTGGGTGCAAATTCCCTTCTTCACACTTTGAACAACCTTGAACTTGCCGATGCATTTGGTGTGAGCAAGAAGAGAATTAGACGTTTGATCAATGCTCAACATGAATCTATTATCCTTCCTTCATCATCATTAACAGATGATGATGATAAGAAAAATAAGGTGTTTGCATTTTAA